The proteins below are encoded in one region of Campylobacter rectus:
- a CDS encoding formate dehydrogenase subunit alpha — MPHSNAVGRRSFLKMAALAGVASGMSGLHASGVTRSATQEERANPFPNSKIVKTVCSVCSVGCGVLAEVENGVWVRQEVAQDHPVSAGGHCCKGSDVIDMVRSHCRVKYPMKKVGGKWKRISYKDALDEIGAKLKAYREKNPEQVMFLGSAKDSNEQSYYISKFTAMFGTNNLDHQARIUHSATVAGVANTWGYGAMTNHLGDIQNAKSIFIIGSNPAVNHPVGFRHFLKAKENNGAKLIVVDPRYTRTAAKADYFAQIRPGTDIPFIYGMINLIFENGWEDKKFIDDRTYGIDEIRKEAAKWTPEAVEDVTGVPATTLKEITEVYAKNRPGSVVWAMGLTQHTIGSSNTRIAPILQLVLGNMGVSGGGCNILRGHDNVQGASDMANAPDSLPGYYPKNEATWKYFAKMWQVDYEWLQGNFVKPEWMFKPGFTLARWWAGVLDGKNGNDPVENAGDSLKALIVIGNGITSTAQQVKVQEGLDGLELLVLLDPFVNDAGVITNKKDDVYLLPAATQFEGCGTVVATNRSGQWRSQVVEPLFESMPDHEILFELAKRIGFYDELTRTIRDSEGKIEWPEAATREIASIVKSIGLTGWTPERLKRHQANWDKFDEKTLMGKEGTEVAGEYYGLPWPCWTEKHPGSPNLYDINRPVMQGGMGFRNRFGLEHNGVNQLAGDGSAPVGGAQSGGYPEIKKDNIEKILGITLTDEEREKMGATWATDGSGIIAEKCMEKGIAPYGNARARAVVWTFVDQIPQHREPLHTPRQDLAQKYPSFEDKPNHYRVFTKYKSLQLSKDFSKEFPINLVTARLVNFSGAGMETRASMYLSRITPEMFADIHPELAAKHGIKDWDFVWIHSPEGTKIKVRARIVPSVKPDMIFLPFHWAGHMQGVDMTGNFPDGTKPYAVGESANTVTNYGYDIVTQIPETKGGLCRIEKA; from the coding sequence ATGCCCCACTCAAACGCAGTCGGGCGAAGATCGTTTTTAAAAATGGCCGCGCTAGCGGGCGTAGCGAGCGGTATGAGCGGACTGCATGCCAGCGGCGTAACCAGAAGCGCGACTCAAGAAGAGAGGGCAAATCCGTTTCCAAACTCTAAAATCGTAAAAACCGTTTGCTCGGTTTGCTCCGTGGGATGCGGAGTGCTAGCCGAGGTAGAAAACGGCGTTTGGGTACGCCAAGAAGTAGCCCAAGATCACCCGGTAAGCGCTGGTGGCCACTGCTGTAAGGGCAGCGACGTCATCGATATGGTGCGCTCTCACTGCCGCGTGAAATATCCGATGAAAAAGGTGGGCGGCAAGTGGAAACGCATCAGTTACAAAGATGCGCTTGACGAGATCGGCGCCAAACTAAAAGCATATCGCGAGAAAAATCCCGAGCAAGTGATGTTTCTAGGCTCTGCAAAAGACAGCAACGAGCAAAGCTACTACATCAGCAAATTTACCGCGATGTTCGGGACGAACAACCTAGATCACCAAGCTAGAATTTGACATAGCGCAACAGTCGCCGGTGTGGCGAATACGTGGGGTTATGGAGCTATGACGAACCACCTTGGAGATATCCAAAACGCGAAGTCTATCTTTATAATCGGCTCAAATCCGGCCGTAAACCACCCGGTAGGATTTAGACATTTTCTAAAAGCGAAGGAAAATAACGGCGCGAAGCTGATCGTGGTCGATCCAAGATACACGAGAACTGCGGCAAAGGCCGATTATTTCGCTCAAATTCGCCCAGGCACGGACATACCTTTTATTTACGGTATGATAAATTTGATCTTTGAAAACGGCTGGGAAGATAAGAAATTTATAGATGACCGCACGTACGGTATCGACGAGATCCGCAAAGAGGCCGCAAAATGGACGCCCGAAGCGGTCGAAGATGTGACGGGAGTACCGGCTACGACGCTAAAAGAGATAACCGAAGTTTATGCTAAAAACCGCCCGGGATCGGTCGTCTGGGCGATGGGTCTAACTCAGCACACCATAGGTAGCTCAAACACTCGTATCGCTCCGATCTTGCAACTAGTGCTAGGAAATATGGGCGTAAGCGGCGGCGGCTGTAACATCCTGCGCGGTCACGACAACGTCCAAGGCGCCAGTGATATGGCAAACGCGCCCGATAGCTTGCCCGGATACTATCCTAAAAACGAAGCTACGTGGAAATATTTCGCCAAAATGTGGCAGGTGGATTACGAGTGGCTGCAAGGAAATTTCGTAAAACCTGAATGGATGTTTAAGCCGGGATTTACGCTAGCTCGTTGGTGGGCGGGCGTGCTTGACGGCAAAAACGGCAATGACCCGGTTGAAAACGCAGGAGATAGCCTAAAAGCGCTAATCGTCATCGGTAACGGTATCACCTCGACAGCGCAACAAGTAAAAGTGCAAGAGGGCCTTGACGGCCTTGAGCTTTTGGTGCTGCTTGATCCTTTCGTAAATGACGCGGGCGTAATAACGAACAAAAAAGACGACGTATATCTACTACCTGCTGCGACGCAGTTTGAGGGATGCGGCACGGTCGTAGCCACAAACCGCAGCGGCCAGTGGAGAAGCCAGGTGGTAGAGCCGCTTTTTGAAAGTATGCCCGATCACGAAATTTTATTTGAGCTTGCAAAGAGAATAGGCTTTTACGACGAGCTAACTCGCACGATCAGAGACTCCGAGGGCAAGATCGAGTGGCCTGAAGCAGCTACTCGCGAGATCGCTAGCATCGTAAAAAGCATCGGTCTAACTGGCTGGACTCCGGAGCGTCTAAAACGCCATCAGGCTAACTGGGATAAATTTGACGAAAAAACGCTAATGGGCAAAGAGGGCACCGAGGTAGCGGGCGAATACTACGGCTTGCCGTGGCCTTGCTGGACGGAAAAGCACCCTGGTAGTCCAAATTTATACGATATAAATAGGCCGGTAATGCAAGGCGGTATGGGCTTTAGAAACCGCTTCGGCCTAGAGCATAACGGCGTAAATCAGCTAGCGGGCGACGGTAGCGCGCCTGTAGGCGGAGCGCAAAGCGGCGGATATCCGGAGATCAAAAAAGATAACATCGAAAAGATACTGGGCATCACGCTAACAGACGAAGAGCGCGAAAAAATGGGCGCAACGTGGGCGACCGACGGTAGCGGCATAATCGCCGAAAAATGTATGGAAAAAGGCATCGCTCCGTACGGCAACGCAAGAGCCAGAGCGGTAGTTTGGACCTTCGTCGATCAGATACCGCAGCACAGAGAGCCGCTACATACGCCTCGCCAAGACCTTGCGCAGAAGTATCCGAGCTTTGAGGATAAGCCGAATCACTACCGCGTATTTACGAAATACAAGAGCCTGCAGTTAAGTAAGGACTTCTCGAAAGAATTCCCGATAAACCTAGTCACCGCTCGTCTCGTAAATTTTAGCGGCGCGGGTATGGAGACGCGCGCTAGTATGTATCTATCGCGTATCACGCCTGAGATGTTTGCGGATATCCACCCGGAGCTTGCGGCTAAACACGGCATTAAAGACTGGGATTTCGTATGGATTCATTCACCTGAAGGCACGAAAATCAAGGTGCGCGCTAGAATCGTACCGTCGGTCAAGCCCGATATGATTTTCTTGCCGTTTCACTGGGCGGGACACATGCAGGGCGTCGATATGACGGGCAATTTCCCTGACGGCACGAAGCCTTATGCGGTAGGCGAGAGCGCAAATACCGTCACCAACTACGGCTACGATATAGTCACTCAAATCCCGGAAACAAAAGGCGGTCTATGCCGCATAGAAAAGGCGTAA
- the fdh3B gene encoding formate dehydrogenase FDH3 subunit beta: protein MSEFNDNNRLKFYCDDDRCIDCNGCAVACDEAHELPLGIRRRRVITLNEGVPGKEISTSIACMHCEDAPCSLVCPVDCFYIRADGVVLHDKDICIGCGYCLYACPFGAPQFPSEGVFGSKGSMDKCTMCAGGPEATNSEVEREEYGQNRISEGKVPVCAAMCSTKALLVGESAMIEKIYGDRVKARGYGFKDLKQTLTWKLAYYAGDRLKYSF, encoded by the coding sequence ATGAGCGAATTTAACGATAACAATAGACTTAAATTTTACTGCGACGACGATAGATGTATCGACTGTAACGGCTGTGCGGTTGCTTGCGACGAAGCTCACGAGCTGCCTCTAGGCATCCGCCGCCGCCGCGTCATCACGCTAAACGAGGGCGTACCCGGCAAGGAAATTTCGACCTCGATAGCCTGCATGCACTGCGAGGACGCGCCGTGCTCGCTGGTTTGCCCGGTCGATTGCTTTTATATCAGAGCAGACGGCGTCGTACTACACGACAAAGATATCTGTATCGGCTGCGGATACTGCCTATACGCTTGTCCGTTCGGCGCGCCTCAGTTTCCTAGCGAGGGAGTATTCGGCTCGAAAGGCTCGATGGATAAGTGCACGATGTGCGCGGGCGGTCCGGAGGCGACGAATAGCGAAGTAGAGCGCGAGGAATACGGTCAAAATAGAATTTCCGAAGGCAAAGTACCGGTCTGCGCTGCGATGTGCTCGACAAAGGCGCTGCTAGTAGGCGAATCGGCGATGATAGAGAAGATCTACGGCGACAGAGTCAAGGCTCGCGGCTACGGCTTTAAAGACCTAAAACAAACTCTGACATGGAAGCTTGCTTATTATGCCGGCGACAGGTTAAAATACAGCTTCTAA
- a CDS encoding DUF4214 domain-containing protein, whose protein sequence is MSITSIDISALYITMFNRVPEGAGHKFWFNLAKKQGLNTSQVAQQMLNSTPAQEYFAGKNSNEDFVNHIYSNLFGKTIAQDPKGSKFWIDKLKEGNSKAFVVSEMLKAAMSNTYTKPEELKAQKLFLNKLKAAEIAHKAIENVPNSGSITEKIASFANILKNIKDTSTPTQIAQVIKQEALKGNLTVLNSHQLAQITKSIFPSVDADALQKALDNTTATTDIYEEGGSTPTPPTPPTPPAPTPNPGGGSSGGSNNPKPLTPEEQKQKAKEEAVKQAEENLQKAKEAAEQAKKDADIAKEIKEAVEHAINNHNGIKQYALNHIQNKIDDPSTTDKQREALEKAKDIVSKLGRTLDQKNLDEAKDNATIADKTKDVAGKQEKVAEKQVDHAKAVAKETPLLDAVKKAYEDKVKAQSEQAIAKVLKEKIDENSKIYVIKEEIEISNELTYQQKLAAKAKLDAWAKELNLNSGDNPNDALKAKADANKTAADTKAAAAAKAYQDGNKGALPDYANNKKAIEDTTKDVAQAKSAAATAIVALKKAKEDIAKANLNKDPDNEELKAALQKAQSELKNAQAELEKAKMAEKIANLDTVELKKVGDTNVYKSEDGKYTVDLGSDKVAEGKALVVGKDNKLYEVDENAADGPKYTDKPLLKSNDKGGTIYKGGVEQFSFLSKDGNAVAALKGDGPNKANGFILKPGVKADYDTMSKAEFDYAAGKFKANGAEQQTYKIETEKAPSPHNPDNPRYNITKIKNFEGRDYDFQDDKPILDGDFKITGAKDLNDDLKIPLINGKIYAGYVGDHDNDYDNGKNMYRVYTDGKIISNVY, encoded by the coding sequence ATGTCAATTACCAGCATCGACATCAGTGCTTTATATATCACTATGTTTAACAGAGTTCCCGAAGGCGCGGGACATAAATTTTGGTTTAATCTTGCAAAGAAACAAGGCCTAAACACGAGCCAAGTAGCCCAGCAGATGTTAAATTCCACCCCTGCCCAGGAGTATTTTGCGGGTAAAAACTCAAACGAAGACTTCGTAAATCATATCTACTCGAATTTATTCGGTAAAACCATAGCCCAGGATCCTAAGGGTTCCAAATTTTGGATAGATAAGCTAAAAGAAGGCAACTCAAAAGCTTTCGTGGTATCTGAGATGCTAAAAGCTGCTATGAGCAATACCTATACCAAACCCGAAGAACTTAAAGCCCAAAAACTATTCTTAAATAAATTAAAAGCTGCCGAGATAGCTCATAAAGCTATAGAAAACGTTCCAAACAGCGGAAGCATAACAGAAAAGATAGCAAGCTTTGCCAATATACTGAAAAATATCAAAGACACCAGCACCCCTACCCAGATAGCCCAGGTCATAAAACAAGAAGCCCTAAAAGGAAATTTGACTGTATTAAACAGTCATCAACTGGCCCAAATCACAAAATCCATATTCCCGTCCGTAGATGCGGATGCACTACAAAAAGCTCTGGATAACACTACTGCTACTACCGATATATATGAAGAAGGAGGAAGCACTCCTACCCCTCCTACTCCTCCTACCCCTCCTGCTCCTACCCCAAATCCTGGAGGTGGAAGCTCAGGCGGAAGCAATAACCCAAAACCTCTAACTCCGGAAGAACAAAAACAAAAAGCAAAAGAAGAGGCCGTAAAACAAGCAGAAGAAAACCTACAAAAAGCAAAAGAAGCGGCCGAGCAAGCCAAAAAAGATGCCGATATAGCAAAAGAGATCAAAGAAGCCGTCGAACATGCGATAAATAACCACAACGGCATAAAACAATACGCCCTAAACCATATCCAAAACAAGATAGATGATCCATCTACTACCGATAAACAAAGAGAAGCTCTGGAAAAAGCAAAAGATATAGTAAGCAAGCTTGGCAGAACATTGGATCAAAAAAATCTCGATGAAGCGAAAGATAATGCAACGATAGCCGATAAAACAAAAGATGTAGCAGGCAAACAAGAAAAGGTAGCCGAGAAGCAAGTAGATCACGCAAAAGCCGTAGCCAAAGAAACCCCTCTACTGGATGCGGTTAAAAAGGCATATGAGGATAAGGTCAAAGCCCAGAGCGAACAAGCTATAGCCAAAGTTTTGAAAGAAAAGATCGACGAAAATTCCAAAATATATGTGATTAAAGAGGAGATAGAAATATCCAACGAATTAACATACCAACAAAAATTAGCAGCCAAAGCCAAGCTGGATGCATGGGCTAAAGAGCTGAATTTAAATTCCGGAGATAATCCAAATGATGCCCTAAAGGCTAAAGCCGATGCAAACAAAACCGCCGCCGATACCAAAGCCGCCGCCGCCGCTAAAGCATATCAAGACGGCAACAAAGGAGCGCTACCCGATTATGCTAACAATAAAAAAGCGATCGAGGATACTACAAAAGATGTCGCCCAAGCTAAATCCGCCGCCGCTACTGCCATAGTCGCCCTAAAAAAAGCCAAGGAAGATATCGCTAAAGCAAACCTGAATAAAGATCCTGACAACGAAGAGCTCAAAGCCGCTTTGCAAAAAGCGCAATCCGAGCTGAAAAACGCGCAGGCCGAGCTGGAAAAAGCAAAGATGGCGGAAAAGATTGCAAATTTAGATACCGTAGAGCTCAAAAAAGTAGGCGACACAAACGTCTATAAAAGCGAAGACGGAAAATACACCGTGGATCTCGGTAGCGATAAGGTAGCCGAAGGAAAAGCGCTTGTAGTAGGCAAAGACAATAAACTATACGAGGTAGATGAAAATGCCGCCGATGGCCCTAAATATACAGATAAGCCGCTCCTAAAATCAAACGACAAGGGCGGCACTATTTATAAAGGTGGAGTAGAGCAGTTTAGCTTCCTCTCAAAAGACGGTAATGCCGTAGCCGCTCTCAAAGGCGACGGCCCAAATAAAGCCAATGGCTTTATACTAAAACCGGGCGTCAAAGCTGACTACGATACGATGTCAAAAGCGGAGTTTGATTACGCTGCCGGTAAATTTAAGGCAAACGGCGCCGAGCAACAAACCTATAAAATCGAAACCGAAAAAGCTCCTTCGCCTCATAATCCGGATAATCCTCGCTATAACATAACCAAGATCAAAAATTTTGAAGGAAGAGACTATGATTTTCAAGATGATAAGCCTATCCTGGACGGTGATTTTAAGATCACGGGCGCTAAAGACTTGAATGACGACCTAAAGATCCCTCTCATAAACGGCAAGATATATGCGGGATACGTAGGCGACCACGATAACGACTACGATAACGGCAAGAATATGTACCGTGTCTACACCGACGGTAAAATAATATCAAACGTATATTAA
- the phsA gene encoding thiosulfate reductase PhsA, with translation MDTSRRNFLKASTATGLFAMTYAPGTLGAVGAKALQGGDKTVYSFCEMCSSRCPIEAKVVDGKNIFIQGNHKASGTATSVCARGGSGHNQLYDPQRLVKPLIRVGERGENKWREAGWDEALDLVAKKMLEIKEKYGAQSFVFTAKSSQTHKLMTTFASAYGSPNCFSHFSCCPITYQMVCEHMYGDAKLKRDFSNAKYIVNFGHNLFEGIVISDTKKLAAVAEREDAKLLVLDPRFSVVAGKADEWLPVKPGTDLAFVLALIHTWIKNDTYDKEFIEKFTIGFDKVVEATKDTTPQWQEKITGIPAKTVERIADEIWKAAPKVIIDWGHKTTTAKAEYIRTRAIMTANAMMGNWEKKGGIFGGKKAKFYNKLIGEELIPEITNPDSAIKVPKVPRIDAAGEDGRNKFVSRSHGVLMEIPNAILSEKPYPVKGWFSIRFNHPINVAGTDKTIESLKKLEFIVSSDVYMNDFSIYADVILPESTYLERDEGIEDKSGQKPAYMIRNKVVDPVGDTKNGYDIFRELARRMKIDEQYSANTMDEWRMKQVKGNAELLAALVKDGYVTWKVPGILLREKDSVKGLVKKYPSASQFVGEDGLMESQVKFKTESGKIELFSEKVEKQFPGFGCLNTLGMDVYGGHELCLMTGKTPIHTNGHTQNVPFLNALMSDSPVWVHPKTAAKYGIKTGDKIFLQNKFSKDKATVFVTEGIREDTLFLYHGFGHVSAGLKRVNGVGTNQSKLLDPSYGEVCSTMVTNVGVDIVKA, from the coding sequence ATGGATACTTCGAGACGAAATTTCTTAAAAGCATCCACCGCTACGGGCTTGTTTGCGATGACTTACGCGCCCGGCACTCTAGGCGCGGTCGGAGCCAAAGCCTTGCAAGGCGGCGATAAGACCGTTTATAGTTTTTGCGAGATGTGCTCTTCTCGCTGTCCCATCGAGGCCAAGGTCGTAGACGGCAAAAACATCTTCATCCAAGGCAATCACAAAGCGAGCGGCACGGCAACATCCGTGTGCGCTAGAGGCGGTAGCGGGCACAATCAGCTCTACGATCCGCAGCGTCTAGTTAAGCCCCTCATCAGAGTAGGCGAGCGCGGCGAAAACAAATGGCGCGAGGCGGGCTGGGACGAGGCGCTGGATCTGGTCGCTAAAAAAATGCTCGAGATCAAGGAAAAATACGGCGCGCAGAGCTTTGTATTTACGGCAAAATCGAGCCAAACGCACAAGCTAATGACCACTTTTGCCAGCGCATACGGTTCGCCGAACTGTTTTTCTCACTTTTCCTGTTGTCCGATCACTTATCAGATGGTGTGCGAGCATATGTATGGCGACGCGAAGCTAAAAAGGGACTTTTCAAACGCTAAATATATCGTAAATTTCGGTCACAATCTCTTTGAGGGTATCGTGATAAGCGATACCAAAAAGCTAGCCGCCGTAGCCGAAAGAGAGGACGCAAAGCTGCTGGTGCTCGATCCTAGATTTAGCGTCGTAGCGGGCAAGGCCGACGAGTGGCTACCTGTAAAACCGGGCACCGATCTGGCCTTTGTTTTAGCGCTTATTCATACGTGGATAAAAAACGACACCTACGATAAAGAATTTATAGAGAAATTTACGATCGGATTTGATAAGGTCGTAGAAGCAACCAAAGACACCACGCCGCAGTGGCAAGAAAAGATCACGGGAATACCCGCAAAAACGGTCGAGCGCATCGCGGACGAAATCTGGAAAGCAGCGCCCAAAGTCATCATCGACTGGGGTCATAAAACCACCACCGCAAAGGCCGAATACATCCGCACTCGCGCGATAATGACGGCAAATGCGATGATGGGTAACTGGGAGAAAAAGGGCGGAATATTCGGAGGAAAGAAGGCTAAATTTTACAACAAGCTAATCGGCGAGGAGCTAATCCCTGAAATAACAAACCCGGACTCCGCGATAAAAGTGCCAAAGGTGCCTAGGATAGACGCTGCGGGCGAAGACGGAAGAAATAAATTCGTCAGCAGAAGCCACGGCGTTTTGATGGAAATACCAAACGCGATACTGAGCGAGAAACCTTATCCGGTAAAGGGCTGGTTTAGCATCAGGTTTAACCACCCGATAAACGTCGCCGGCACGGACAAAACGATAGAGAGCCTTAAAAAGCTTGAATTTATCGTAAGCTCGGACGTATATATGAATGATTTTTCTATCTACGCCGACGTCATACTGCCCGAGAGCACATATCTGGAGCGAGACGAAGGTATCGAGGATAAATCTGGTCAAAAACCGGCATATATGATAAGAAATAAAGTCGTAGATCCCGTAGGCGATACCAAAAACGGCTACGATATCTTTAGAGAGCTGGCTCGCAGGATGAAAATAGACGAGCAGTACTCGGCAAATACGATGGACGAGTGGCGAATGAAACAAGTAAAAGGCAATGCCGAGCTCTTGGCCGCGCTCGTTAAAGACGGCTACGTCACGTGGAAGGTGCCGGGAATTTTACTAAGAGAAAAAGACAGCGTAAAAGGGCTGGTGAAAAAGTATCCGAGTGCCTCGCAGTTTGTCGGAGAGGACGGACTGATGGAGTCTCAGGTCAAATTTAAAACCGAAAGCGGCAAGATCGAGCTCTTTAGCGAAAAGGTCGAAAAGCAGTTCCCCGGATTTGGCTGTTTAAATACTCTTGGTATGGACGTTTACGGCGGACACGAGCTATGCTTGATGACGGGCAAAACCCCTATCCACACCAACGGACATACGCAAAACGTGCCGTTTTTAAACGCTCTTATGAGCGATTCGCCGGTCTGGGTGCATCCGAAAACCGCCGCAAAATACGGTATAAAAACGGGAGATAAAATTTTCTTGCAGAATAAATTTTCAAAAGATAAGGCTACCGTTTTCGTCACCGAGGGCATCAGGGAGGATACGCTGTTTTTGTATCACGGCTTTGGGCACGTGAGCGCGGGACTAAAGCGCGTAAACGGCGTAGGAACCAATCAAAGCAAGCTACTGGATCCTAGCTACGGCGAGGTTTGCTCGACTATGGTGACTAACGTCGGCGTGGATATAGTAAAGGCATAA
- a CDS encoding 4Fe-4S dicluster domain-containing protein, which produces MRKEYRLIHNENLCIGCQGCSVACRSENAVTDGVYRLQVQTKVSGKFPNLKMDFIRHSCAMCDDAPCVSVCPTGASFQTADGLVLLDRSTCVSCKYCILACPYDARYVEPKTGEIDKCTFCFETRVSLGEKPACVTVCPTNALAFGDINDPKSEVSKILNIKSHYYPKAELKTKPRLAMIANRKGGSHE; this is translated from the coding sequence ATGAGAAAAGAATACAGACTAATACACAACGAAAATCTTTGCATAGGTTGTCAAGGCTGCTCGGTAGCTTGCAGAAGCGAAAACGCCGTGACCGACGGCGTATATAGGCTGCAAGTGCAAACGAAGGTAAGCGGTAAATTTCCGAATTTGAAGATGGATTTTATAAGGCACAGCTGCGCGATGTGCGATGATGCGCCGTGCGTGAGCGTGTGTCCGACGGGAGCGAGCTTTCAGACCGCAGACGGGCTGGTGCTGCTAGATCGCTCCACCTGCGTATCTTGCAAATACTGCATCCTGGCCTGTCCGTATGACGCTCGCTACGTCGAGCCAAAGACGGGCGAGATAGACAAGTGCACCTTTTGCTTTGAAACCAGAGTCAGCCTAGGCGAGAAGCCGGCTTGCGTCACCGTTTGTCCGACAAACGCTCTGGCATTTGGCGATATAAACGATCCAAAAAGCGAAGTAAGTAAAATTTTAAATATCAAATCTCACTACTATCCTAAAGCCGAGCTTAAAACGAAACCGAGGCTTGCTATGATAGCTAACCGCAAAGGAGGAAGCCATGAATAA
- the nrfD gene encoding NrfD/PsrC family molybdoenzyme membrane anchor subunit produces the protein MNNMWGSVAQYNEIYWPWPIAVYLFLAGLSAGAMMVALLVKWNYHKKQDDSIWDAMVKAGAIVAPITICVGLALLVLDLGKPLSFYWILIKYNFGSVMSIGVALLLLYTPFAFLFAIIIFEEEIEKYGFLALLRPISRLIRSFAPLSKTIETLLFILAIGVGVYTGFLLSAITKLPLWNTPILPILFLTSGFSSGIAANILVGLCCFKHLIHEENVKYLLVLDLRAVLFEIPLIAVLFLGLYFEGGASALAAKQALTTGQYALIFWLGVVGLGLLTPIAIALTALKNHAYRVGYIVANSLVVICGVVMLRYYIVYAGQIFTGA, from the coding sequence ATGAATAATATGTGGGGAAGCGTAGCTCAATATAACGAAATTTACTGGCCGTGGCCGATAGCGGTTTATCTGTTTTTGGCGGGACTTTCTGCGGGGGCGATGATGGTGGCCTTGCTTGTTAAGTGGAACTATCATAAAAAGCAAGACGATAGCATCTGGGACGCGATGGTAAAAGCCGGAGCCATCGTAGCTCCGATAACTATTTGCGTGGGACTTGCGCTTTTGGTGCTTGACCTTGGCAAACCACTTAGTTTTTACTGGATTTTGATAAAGTATAACTTCGGCTCGGTTATGTCCATAGGTGTGGCCTTGCTGCTTCTTTATACGCCGTTTGCGTTTTTGTTTGCGATTATCATCTTTGAAGAAGAGATAGAAAAATACGGCTTTTTAGCGCTTTTGCGCCCGATTTCCAGGCTCATTCGCTCATTTGCGCCGCTTTCAAAGACTATCGAGACGTTACTGTTTATCCTAGCTATCGGCGTGGGCGTCTATACGGGCTTTTTACTTAGCGCGATAACGAAACTCCCGCTTTGGAATACGCCGATTTTGCCGATTTTATTCCTGACTTCGGGCTTTAGCTCCGGTATCGCAGCAAATATCCTGGTCGGACTTTGTTGCTTCAAGCACCTTATCCACGAAGAAAACGTAAAATATCTTTTAGTCTTGGACTTAAGAGCCGTGCTTTTTGAGATACCTCTCATCGCGGTTTTATTTTTGGGACTATATTTCGAGGGCGGAGCGAGTGCGCTCGCGGCAAAGCAAGCGCTCACTACGGGGCAATACGCGCTTATATTTTGGCTTGGCGTCGTAGGACTAGGGCTCTTGACCCCTATCGCGATAGCTCTGACGGCTCTAAAAAATCACGCGTATAGAGTAGGCTACATCGTAGCAAACTCGCTTGTCGTCATTTGCGGCGTCGTGATGCTAAGATACTACATCGTTTATGCGGGTCAAATTTTCACCGGCGCGTGA
- a CDS encoding response regulator transcription factor: MKILLLEDDFAYRQSVSEYLQSIGYDVDEAANGQIACDKIAANFYHLLILDIKVPHISGHEVIKYAKDIGYEAPIMIMTSLVDIDDMAVGYELGCNEYLKKPFELAELKFRVNELMRKYHGKDDKNLIAIDQNFSLDIVKKRLKFKGEPVELSTKEFEIIECLLFHKNSFVGIERLRAEVWNDKEIDPADVRMHILKIRQKTTPQFIKSARGLGYKIDVEKP; the protein is encoded by the coding sequence ATGAAAATTTTACTGCTTGAGGATGACTTTGCATATCGCCAAAGCGTTAGCGAGTATCTGCAAAGCATCGGCTACGATGTAGATGAAGCCGCAAACGGTCAGATCGCCTGTGATAAGATCGCGGCAAATTTTTACCATTTGCTGATCCTTGACATCAAGGTGCCGCACATTAGCGGACATGAAGTCATAAAATACGCCAAAGATATCGGCTATGAGGCGCCCATAATGATAATGACCTCGCTTGTGGATATAGACGATATGGCGGTTGGATACGAGCTGGGCTGTAACGAATATCTAAAAAAGCCGTTTGAGCTTGCCGAGCTAAAATTTAGAGTAAATGAGCTTATGCGCAAATATCACGGCAAGGATGATAAAAATTTAATAGCGATTGATCAAAATTTTAGCCTGGATATAGTCAAAAAGCGGCTTAAATTTAAAGGCGAGCCCGTCGAACTAAGTACGAAAGAATTTGAGATAATCGAGTGTTTGCTCTTTCATAAAAACAGCTTCGTAGGTATCGAAAGGCTGCGCGCCGAAGTGTGGAACGACAAAGAAATCGATCCTGCCGACGTGCGTATGCACATACTAAAGATCCGCCAAAAAACGACGCCTCAGTTTATAAAATCAGCACGCGGACTAGGCTACAAAATAGATGTCGAAAAACCTTAA